A window from Equus caballus isolate H_3958 breed thoroughbred chromosome 8, TB-T2T, whole genome shotgun sequence encodes these proteins:
- the PTGR3 gene encoding prostaglandin reductase 3 isoform X1, translating into MAPGSFAEYTVVPASIATPVPSVKPEYLTLLVSGATAYISLKELGALSEGKKVLVTAAAGGTGQFAVQLAKKAKCHVIGTCSSDEKCAFLKSIGCNRPINYNTEHVGTVLKREYPEGVDVVYESVGGAMFDLAVDALAIKGRLIVIGFISGYQTPTGLSPVKAGALPAKLLRKSASLQGFFLNHHLPEYGAAMDHLLQLCASGDLVCEVDLGHLSAEGRFTGLESVFRAVDYMYMGKNTGKIVVELPHSVNSKL; encoded by the coding sequence ATGGCACCCGGCTCCTTTGCTGAGTACACCGTGGTGCCTGCCAGCATTGCAACTCCAGTGCCCTCTGTGAAACCTGAGTATCTCACCCTGCTGGTAAGTGGTGCCACCGCATACATCAGCCTGAAAGAGCTCGGAGCATTGTCGGAAGGGAAAAAAGTTTTGGTGACAGCCGCAGCTGGGGGGACGGGCCAGTTTGCCGTGCAGCTTGCAAAGAAGGCCAAGTGCCATGTAATTGGAACCTGCTCTTCTGATGAAAAGTGTGCTTTTCTGAAATCTATTGGCTGTAATCGTCCTATCAACTATAACACCGAGCACGTCGGTACTGTCCTGAAGCGGGAGTACCCCGAGGGTGTCGATGTGGTGTACGAATCCGTTGGGGGAGCCATGTTTGACTTGGCGGTAGACGCCTTGGCTATCAAAGGGCGCTTGATAGTAATTGGGTTTATCTCTGGCTACCAAACTCCTACTGGCCTATCACCTGTGAAAGCAGGAGCGTTACCAGCCAAACTGCTCAGGAAATCCGCCAGCCTCCAGGGCTTCTTCCTCAACCATCACCTTCCTGAGTATGGAGCAGCCATGGACCACTTGCTTCAGCTGTGTGCAAGTGGGGACCTGGTTTGTGAGGTGGACCTTGGCCATCTGTCTGCAGAGGGCAGGTTCACTGGCCTGGAGTCGGTATTCCGGGCTGTTGATTATATGTACATGGGAAAAAACACTGGAAAAATTGTAGTTGAATTACCTCACTCTGTCAACAGTAAGCTGTAA